The following nucleotide sequence is from Endozoicomonas sp. GU-1.
AGTTTCAGGCTCTTTTCAATATTCATTGTCTGATTACCCGCAACAGAGGAGACCAGATCGTTGACAACTTCCAGTAACATGTCTCTCTGGCTCCTTATGTAAAACTCCTCCTGATCTTTGCTATCATCCAGCCTGACTTCGTGACCTTCAGCACCCTTGGGCATAGAAAGTGTTTTGAAGCCGGTAAAATGCCCTTCACTGTAAGGTCTTTTATTGAGACCATTAAACAGACAACCTACCACTACAGGTTGATCGGGATCTCCATCAATAAAACTGACGACCACTTCCTGTCCGACACGGGGCAACATAAAACTTCCGAAACCAGAACCTGCCAATGATTGAGCCACTGGAACCCAGCAGAAGCATTGATCGCCTTTTGTCGTTCCTGAACTGTCCCAATGAAAACGGACTTTTATATCACCCTGGTCATTATGATAAATTTCTTTGCTGTCAGGCCCGGAAACCAAGGCGGTCTGTATGCCTGGAATTCTGTTTTTGTTGAGGGCTGGGGGAACAAAAGGGGAGTCAATATTGATACAGGTAAAGGTGTTTTCATACTCCTTTTGCTTATTCCTGGACTGTTCATTGACGTTGCAGTGAAACTGGTGAGAGATTTGATCAATATAATACTCTCCCTGCTGACTAGAATCCGGATGACAGCTGATTTCAAACCTGGTGCCAATACGAAACCCGGATTGTGAACTTTTACAGCTAAGACGATGGCTGGATAAACGATTGGCAAAATTCAGGGCTGCCTGATCAGCAGTTGATCTCTGATCAACCCGGGAATCCCAGAGCATCGCCTCCGTGGAAGGCGCTGTAACCGAGCCTGTTTTGGCCTGGGCAGCAGAACTGATGATGGCCTCGGCCTGCTCGCGGTTATAACCGGCGACAACAGTTTTACAGCTGTAATGGGTGTGGAAAACCGGAGTGCAGCTTCGCAGGCTTTTGATTTTATCGCTGGCCTGTTCGCCATATTCAACCGGCTCATCGATCCGGGTAAAGGCCTCATGGTTGGAACCAACAACCATGGTATGGCTGCCAAAGTCGTGGGCAAAATAGTAGCACTTACCCTCTTCACTAAGGAGTCGGGACAAAAATTCAAGATCAGTTTCCAGGTACTGTACGCAAATTGTTCGAGACTCGATATCATTGAAATCAGAAAAACGGATCGATGTATCGAATTCATACTCAGAACAGATCTGATCAATGATTTCGTAGGCATTCATGTTTTGAAAAATACGACAGTTTTTTCTGGTGCTGAGTCTATACAGCCAAGGGCATAGTTCTATCTCCCATAAGGTATCTCCTCGTTCCCTTGAATACTTGCAAAGCTCTTTTACGTAGCCATTGACAATAAAACGTGTTGTTAGCTGTGTTTCAAAGCCCGATCTATAGCTGATAGTTAAAGGTTTGTTAATAAAGCTGTGTTCATCAAAGCTTCCGCTGGTGAACACCGTTGCCCGAACCGTAAACAGTTCACACAGTTTTTCACTGACTTGCAGTTTTGTGGCAATATACTTGTTTCCTGCAATATCTTCAGCGATAAGACGTCTATTGTCTGGTGTAAAGTTACTATTCATTTTTTCTCATTTTCATTGTCTTATATATTTTTTAATACAGAAATATTTAGCCATGGGATCCTAGTTATTTTTTTAAAAAATGAAAATAAAAAAAACTAATTAATAAATGCTGTATATAGCATAAAAAGTTAAGTGTTTTTTTTGAAATTGATCTAGATTCTGAGTTGTCGGATTGAATCGGTCCGGCTGGAAAGGAAATAGCCTTCAATGTTCGTCTAACTAAACTTCTTCAAGGTTTTGTTGAACTGGAATATATGTTATTCCGTTAAACAGTTATCTCTGATGTACTTTGATTATGATTATTTTGAATGAGAATCTATATCTATCCCTTAGTTCTCACTTTGCAGATTCATTCGTACCCCCCCTGTTACACGGTACTGAGCAATACAGGTTTCTCCGCAAATTGATTGCGGAGGCTAATTCGGTTTCCAGGGCCTGGTTGCAAGAGCCTGATGCTGAAGCCGCGATCAACCTCAGAAAGAGTCTGTTCAGCGCCTGGCAGGAGTGTCATCAGTGGCTGTTAGGTGAAACGAAGAGCAATGCGTTGTGGTCACCGGAATGGTTTGGCTGGCTGGCGTATTCTGGCCTGTACACTCTTGAATCACCATGGCAGTCTTTCAGCTTTTCTTTCCTTCTGCTTGATCTGTGTCTTGAACAGGTGCCCACCGATTGTAGTAGCGATATTAAAGAGTCTTTTTGTGAATCTCTGGGTCGCCTTGCTTCCATGATCTCAGATGAGAGTAAAGAGCCGCTGTTTTTGGCCCCCCTGCTGGAAACGGAACTATTGAATAACCACTCCTTGAAAGACATTAAGGCAATTAGCCAGGGATATGAAACACCTGACCGATTTTCTACTGAAATATTGAATAGCCTCCAGTCTCTTGCTGAATCATGGGAGAAGCTTCCGGGGCATTTCAAACGTTTTGGCCAAATAATACATCTTGAGAAAATCAGATCGGTTATTAATGACGCCATTCTGGTGCTCAATCAATGTATTCCAGACTCGCAGCCCGTTGCGCAAGAAATCACAGACGGTCTGCAAACATCAGATAGTACGTGTGATGGTAGTATGTCAGTCTCACCTTTGGCATCAAAAGTCCTGAATCGTGATAGTGCCAGACTCACCATTCAGGAGCTGCTGACCTTTTTTCGCCGGACCGAACCCCATAGCCCGGTTTCCTGGCAACTGGAAACGGCGTTGAACTGGCTGGATCTCAGTTTTCCTGAGCTGCTTTTAAAAATGACCGGTGAGCAGCAGGAACTGTATCAGGATATCAGTCGGCGGCTCGGTATGGTTGATACCCTGTCAATTGGAGAAAAAAACGAGGGTTAATCTTATGAGAAATTGAAAAACCAGGTCTTCTGCTATTTGTATTAGCAGAGCTGCCTTTAGCCGTTGGATGTCTGGCTGACCTTTTTAAATACAGCCGGTGCTACATACTATCAATTTTCTACATTCCCGGGAAAACTACCATGGCCACTTTTTATATGAATATTGACGGACAAACTCCAAAAGGGGCGTCAACATTGGAAAAATTCACTGGTGGTGATGGTTTGCCAAAGGAAGGCTGGTTTGCCATATCGTCGTTCAGCTGGGGAGCTTCCCGATCAATAGGCATGGATGTTGGCGACCACAGTAATATGGAAAGTGGTAATTGTATGATGCACGAATTCAGGCTCAATAAAACACTCTGCGGAGCCTATGAAAACATATTATCCCTGTTACTGGCACCTTCAAGTGAGGGAAAGAAGTTATTTCTGATTGGCACAAAGCCTGAAAGGGTGGCAAATCAGGGGCCTGAAGTCTACCTGCAGGTGACCCTTGAGGAAAGTCGGCTCAGTTATTTCAGTATGTCCGGTGATGATGGCACACCGACGGTCCAGTATCACATCACCTATAGCATGTTCCATATAAAACACTGGTTTGAATCGGCCAGTGGTGAATTAACACCAGGCGGGTTGATTACTTATAACGTTAAATCAGCATCGGCAGAATCTACTGTAACAAGTTAATCAACTGTGTCCGTTGTTAAAATTTATAGAAATCATTGCAAAAAACTACCTGAAATTGGTGAGGATCAAAAAAATGCCTCAAAATTCCCAACATAAACGTATTCATAAAAATCGTGTCAGTATCACATACGATGTTGATGTGAGTGGATCAACCCAAACCCGTGAACTGCCATTTGTGGTCGGGGTTATTGCCGATCTCTCAGGTCACCGCCCTGATGATCGAAAAGATGCCATTGAAGACCGCCAGTTTATCCGGGTAGATCAGGATAATTTTGATTTGATCATGTCAAAGCTGGGTCCTGAACTCAGTCTTTCAGTAGAAAATAAACTAGAAGAGGATGGTGCCCCAATTGCCTGCGATCTCTCTTTTAGTGCTATGGAAGATTTTGAGCCCGACAATATCGTACAACAGGTGCCTGTTCTGAATGACCTGGTTACTGCCAGAAATCAGTTGATGTCGCTACTTGGCAAGTCGGACCGCTGTCGGGATCTGGAAAAAACACTGAGACAAGTGATCAGCAATAATGATTTGATGCAAAAACTGGCCGATGAGCTGGATATTAGTAAGGAGTAGTTGACTGTCATGAGTGATGTTGAAGCTAACCTCACAGAAACAAATCTTCCGGATGTTTTTGCCAACGGTGTTTTATTAACCCTTCAGGAAAACCGGGGCCAGAGCAATGCGGATGACCTGAAGTCTCTAATCATCAATCTTGTTATTCAATTCAGAGAAGGGCACCTGAAGTGGATGGGTAACCTGACCCATACCATCAACGATGCGGTTGCCAATATTGATGCCCTTGTTTCACGTCAACTGTCTTCTGTAATGGCAGATCCTGAGTATCGCCGTCTGGAGGGCAGTTGGCTGGGCCTGAAAAAGCTGGTACGTAACTCAGAACTCGGTACCAGCCTGAAGATAAAACTCTTGGATGCTTCTCAGCAAGAGTTGCTAACGCAATTTGAGAATGCCCCCGCAGTTGATCGCAGCCCACTGTTTAATAACTTCTATCAGCAGGAGTTCGGTACGGCCGGCGGTGAGCCTTATGGCCTGCTGGTGGGCGATATGTATTTCAGCTACAGCGATCAGGATATTACGCTGCTCCGTTATCTTGCGGAAGTCGCCGCCGCCAGCCACTGTCCGTTTATAGCGGCTGCCCCCTCCGGGATGTTTGAATTACCTTCTTTTGTTGCCCTGGCAGAAGGCAGGCCTGTGGCCACAGGTTTTGATGATCCACTCTATGGTGCCTGGAATGCTTTCAGAAGCTGTGATGATGCCCGCTTTGTTACCTTGACCATGCCCCGTGTACTGGCCCGGCTCCCCTACGGGGCCGAGACCAACCCGGCAACCCGATTTAATTTTGAGGAGCTGACCCGCAGCGAGGAAGGCATTGTTCAACTGGACCATGAACGGGACTTTGTCTGGACCAACGCCGCCTATGAACTGGCGTTGAATATGACCAGGGCATTTAGCCAGTTTGGCTGGTGTACCGCCATTCGTGGCGTTGATAATGGTGGCAGGGTAGAGAACCTGCCCAACTTTACCTATCAATCGTTGTCAGGTGATCGTCTTCAGTATTGTCCTGCCGAGGTCAATCTTACCGATGAACGGGAGAAGGAGCTCAGTGACCTCGGTTTCCTGCCGTTGGTGCATTATAAAGGGCAGAACTTTGCCGTATTTCTGGGCGCGCAAACGGCCCAGAAACCGCAGACTTTTGTTGAGCCGGAAACCACAGCCAATGCTGCAATATCCGCCCGGCTGCCCTATGTTATGGCCTGCAGCCGGATTGCCCATTATCTGAAAGTGATGGGACGTGATTATATCGGTTCCAATTTGACCGCTGAAGACGTTGAAAAGCAGCTGAAAAACTGGATTGGCCAGTACACTAACCCCAATGCCATTGGTAATGAAGCCAGGGCAAGATGCCCCCTCAGGGAGTCGCAGGTATCGGTAGTAGAACAAAGAGGCAAGCCTGGCAGTTATTTTGTGGTTGCCAATCTCAGGCCCTGGCTGCAAATGGAAGAGCTTACTGCGTCGCTGAGAACCGTGGCCGCCATACCCTCTTCGTAAAAAAAAGCTTCCATAACTTTCCATAGCTACGGTTCCAGAACCACCTGAAACTCTGTCGCCTGAGATATTCCTGAATGAAACTCCACAGCTACGCATCAATATTACCTGCCTGGAAGGTCGATATAGAGGGTTTGAAGAAAGGGCTGGCAAGAAGAATCAAAACAGTAGTGAAAACCATCGCCTGATGGTTATCAAAAATATTAGTAATGATTCTAAAGACCAGCTTGTTAATAAAGCTGATGTATCAAATTGTGGCAAACCCAATAGAAAAGTTTGAGAGAATCGTCTTTTAATAAAACTGACGAATATAAGACTATTTTTTTTCAATCGGATTAACAACCCTGACTATATTAATCTCCCAGTGTTTAATAGAAATTTACCATTCACTATTTAGAGCTGTTCAAAATCACAACAATATGCCTTTACTTGAAACTGAATTATTACAAAAAATAATAGCGTCTGACTTATCCGTTAGTCTGCCTGTAAAAATCATAAGACACTGGCCAATACATTGTTCTACAACAACTGACTAATACAAAGGTAACAGGTAATGAATAACCAGATAGCACCAACATCAGCTACTTATCCGAATGCCTACACTGCTGATGCCACTCAAAAAGATTTATCCGAACAATCAACCAAAAAGAAATTCCTATCTTATCGAACAAGTGTCGAGCCAGATTTCCAGAAACTGATTAATAAAAACCAGGCAGAAACCAAGGTTCTGGAAGGCAAGATAGAAAATATGCAAAAGAAATTAACTGAATACCTACAGTATCGTGCTCATGATAAACTTTTCATTAAGCCTGCACCTGAAAAAAATCACAGCAATAGCATTGAGACAAATTCCATTGCTAACAAACCACTCACACCATTATCTGAAAACTCCACAACCACCGATGTCAACCCACAAACCACAGGACTACCGTCTGGCTCAACCACTGACAGCACGGTCTCATCACCCATCTTATCAACTGCTGACCATACCAGTACTTTCACCCCCTCAATACCAACACATACAACGGTTAACGACAGTTCAGCAACGGCTACAGCCCAGTCGGTAAACACAACTCAGGCGACCAACACAACAAGTCCACTTACACCGACGACTGCCCTGCCGCCACTGGGGGAGTTGCTTTCCAAAAGTGTGAAAATCACGTTAATGGCGTCGCTGAGAGACGAGCTGGAGTACTACCAACAAAACAGGCCCATAGCAACCGGCGAAAATTCCTGGGGGAATATCACCGAGATAGCTCAGCAGCCCGAAACAATCATCGGTAAACGCCCGGATGGTCCATTGCCGCACATCCGTGACAATCAGCGGCCACACCCAATGATTGCTTTGTCCGAGTTAATATCAGCTATTGAAGCAAGGGTGACAATGTATGAATTATTCAATCTGGTACTCATTGTTTCTTCCTTCACCAGGGCTATTAAAAAATCCTTTCCTGCCGTCGCCGGGCGTTATGACAATAAACTGAAACAGCTCGCTGACCAAATAAAGAGTTATCT
It contains:
- a CDS encoding type VI secretion system Vgr family protein — translated: MNSNFTPDNRRLIAEDIAGNKYIATKLQVSEKLCELFTVRATVFTSGSFDEHSFINKPLTISYRSGFETQLTTRFIVNGYVKELCKYSRERGDTLWEIELCPWLYRLSTRKNCRIFQNMNAYEIIDQICSEYEFDTSIRFSDFNDIESRTICVQYLETDLEFLSRLLSEEGKCYYFAHDFGSHTMVVGSNHEAFTRIDEPVEYGEQASDKIKSLRSCTPVFHTHYSCKTVVAGYNREQAEAIISSAAQAKTGSVTAPSTEAMLWDSRVDQRSTADQAALNFANRLSSHRLSCKSSQSGFRIGTRFEISCHPDSSQQGEYYIDQISHQFHCNVNEQSRNKQKEYENTFTCINIDSPFVPPALNKNRIPGIQTALVSGPDSKEIYHNDQGDIKVRFHWDSSGTTKGDQCFCWVPVAQSLAGSGFGSFMLPRVGQEVVVSFIDGDPDQPVVVGCLFNGLNKRPYSEGHFTGFKTLSMPKGAEGHEVRLDDSKDQEEFYIRSQRDMLLEVVNDLVSSVAGNQTMNIEKSLKLVSGADINIASEANASYSSDSDTTIKGQKINISGSSGITLACGNSEISISPSDVTIKSPSIAIEADVSTTINGKMVNIKGELAALRGEMVEIAGKIVTTSGDACVNLKSDGVLIINGKLTMVN
- the tssB gene encoding type VI secretion system contractile sheath small subunit; its protein translation is MPQNSQHKRIHKNRVSITYDVDVSGSTQTRELPFVVGVIADLSGHRPDDRKDAIEDRQFIRVDQDNFDLIMSKLGPELSLSVENKLEEDGAPIACDLSFSAMEDFEPDNIVQQVPVLNDLVTARNQLMSLLGKSDRCRDLEKTLRQVISNNDLMQKLADELDISKE
- a CDS encoding type VI secretion system tube protein Hcp, with amino-acid sequence MATFYMNIDGQTPKGASTLEKFTGGDGLPKEGWFAISSFSWGASRSIGMDVGDHSNMESGNCMMHEFRLNKTLCGAYENILSLLLAPSSEGKKLFLIGTKPERVANQGPEVYLQVTLEESRLSYFSMSGDDGTPTVQYHITYSMFHIKHWFESASGELTPGGLITYNVKSASAESTVTS
- the tssC gene encoding type VI secretion system contractile sheath large subunit: MSDVEANLTETNLPDVFANGVLLTLQENRGQSNADDLKSLIINLVIQFREGHLKWMGNLTHTINDAVANIDALVSRQLSSVMADPEYRRLEGSWLGLKKLVRNSELGTSLKIKLLDASQQELLTQFENAPAVDRSPLFNNFYQQEFGTAGGEPYGLLVGDMYFSYSDQDITLLRYLAEVAAASHCPFIAAAPSGMFELPSFVALAEGRPVATGFDDPLYGAWNAFRSCDDARFVTLTMPRVLARLPYGAETNPATRFNFEELTRSEEGIVQLDHERDFVWTNAAYELALNMTRAFSQFGWCTAIRGVDNGGRVENLPNFTYQSLSGDRLQYCPAEVNLTDEREKELSDLGFLPLVHYKGQNFAVFLGAQTAQKPQTFVEPETTANAAISARLPYVMACSRIAHYLKVMGRDYIGSNLTAEDVEKQLKNWIGQYTNPNAIGNEARARCPLRESQVSVVEQRGKPGSYFVVANLRPWLQMEELTASLRTVAAIPSS